The proteins below come from a single Zea mays cultivar B73 chromosome 8, Zm-B73-REFERENCE-NAM-5.0, whole genome shotgun sequence genomic window:
- the LOC103637271 gene encoding uncharacterized protein yields MGGSGVGGGGRKARNFATFRLFPRAGAADPNDRVFVRTDNNDYTVPGFADEDSFDPFLSDPSFGDGNFLSASGPLPEHVRREILELGLPDDGYNYLSHLRELRPAAVAASSFVPSS; encoded by the coding sequence ATGGGAGGAAGCGGAGTAGGCGGCGGCGGCCGCAAGGCCCGCAACTTCGCGACCTTCCGCCTCTTTCCGCGCGCCGGCGCTGCCGATCCCAACGACCGCGTCTTTGTCCGCACCGACAACAACGACTACACCGTTCCCGGGTTCGCCGATGAGGACTCCTTCGACCCATTCCTCTCCGACCCCTCCTTTGGCGATGGCAACTTCCTCTCTGCCTCCGGCCCCCTCCCAGAACACGTCCGCCGCGAGATCCTCGAGCTTGGCCTCCCCGACGACGGTTACAACTACCTCTCCCACCTCCGCGAGCTCCGtcccgccgccgtcgccgcctcaTCCTTCGTCCCCAGCTCC